Proteins from a genomic interval of Psychrobacter urativorans:
- the hisA gene encoding 1-(5-phosphoribosyl)-5-[(5-phosphoribosylamino)methylideneamino]imidazole-4-carboxamide isomerase — protein sequence MCAAPVIIPAIDLKDGKCVRLKQGRMEDDTVFSDDPVAMAARWVKEGARRLHLVDLNGAFDGVPVHKSVVHDIAKAFPKLPIQLGGGVRNMHTIEQYINAGLTYIIIGTKAVEDPEFVTLACREFAGHIIVGIDAKDGMVATHGWANVTDTKATELAKRFADVGVSSIVYTDIARDGMMQGVNVEQTVNLAREGGIPVIASGGVTDMQDIKLLKPYGDCIEGIITGRAIYEGTLDLGEAQNYLDCK from the coding sequence ATGTGTGCTGCGCCTGTAATTATTCCGGCTATTGATTTAAAAGATGGCAAATGTGTACGTCTCAAACAAGGGCGAATGGAGGATGATACGGTATTCTCTGATGACCCTGTGGCGATGGCGGCACGTTGGGTAAAAGAGGGTGCGCGTCGTTTGCATCTGGTTGATTTAAATGGTGCATTTGATGGTGTGCCTGTGCATAAGAGTGTGGTACATGACATTGCCAAAGCGTTCCCCAAGCTACCGATTCAGCTCGGCGGCGGTGTGCGCAATATGCATACGATTGAGCAGTATATTAATGCGGGTTTGACTTACATTATTATTGGGACTAAAGCGGTTGAAGATCCTGAGTTTGTTACCTTAGCCTGCCGCGAATTTGCTGGACATATTATCGTGGGTATCGATGCCAAAGACGGCATGGTTGCCACGCATGGTTGGGCAAATGTCACGGATACTAAAGCTACAGAGCTTGCTAAACGTTTCGCTGATGTTGGCGTTTCTTCAATCGTCTATACGGATATTGCCCGTGATGGCATGATGCAAGGCGTGAATGTTGAGCAAACCGTGAATCTTGCACGCGAAGGCGGTATTCCTGTGATTGCGTCAGGCGGTGTAACCGATATGCAGGATATTAAACTGTTAAAGCCGTATGGCGACTGTATCGAAGGGATTATCACGGGTCGCGCCATCTATGAGGGCACCTTGGATTTGGGTGAAGCGCAAAATTATTTAGACTGTAAATAA
- a CDS encoding Na(+)-translocating NADH-quinone reductase subunit A yields the protein MITIKKGLDLPITGEPSREISEHRPAHVALVGYDYLGMKPTMNVKEGDIVAKGQPVFEDKKRVGVIYTAPAAGKVVAINRGERRVFESLVIAVDPNGEEIDFQRYDSQQLADLDSNIVETQLLASGEWTAFRTRPFSRSPDIGARPHAIFVTAMDTNPLAFDPMLLINEQLQAFNDGLAVLSTLSPKTFVCHHGNSQLTPVAKTAAHNVTEYHGFAGKHPAGLAGTHIHFLHPIARGVTVWTIGYQDVIAIGKLFTTGRLYTRRLLSLAGPAVKNSHLVATERGADITALTKGQLIEGENRIISGSVLSGRKLFANIAYLGRFHDQISVLSEGHERPAFHFLTPGSNRFSKLPIYISQFFGKKKYNFTTTTNGSPRAMVPIGVYEEIMPQDYLPTQLLRALIIEDIITAVDLGVLELDEEDLALCTFVSPGKYEFGDILRDNLTRIELEG from the coding sequence ATGATTACCATCAAAAAAGGTTTGGATTTGCCCATCACTGGTGAACCCTCCCGCGAGATATCTGAGCACAGACCGGCACATGTGGCACTTGTTGGCTATGATTATCTGGGTATGAAGCCCACTATGAACGTCAAAGAAGGCGACATCGTTGCAAAAGGTCAGCCCGTTTTTGAAGATAAAAAACGAGTCGGTGTGATTTATACTGCGCCTGCTGCTGGCAAGGTCGTCGCCATTAATCGTGGTGAGCGGCGCGTGTTTGAAAGCCTTGTGATTGCGGTTGATCCAAACGGTGAAGAAATAGACTTTCAACGCTATGATTCCCAGCAACTTGCTGACTTAGACTCTAACATTGTTGAAACTCAACTGCTCGCTTCTGGTGAATGGACGGCGTTTCGTACCCGTCCTTTTAGCCGCTCCCCTGATATCGGTGCGCGTCCGCATGCTATCTTTGTCACCGCTATGGATACCAATCCATTAGCGTTTGATCCGATGCTGCTGATTAATGAGCAACTGCAAGCATTCAATGACGGTTTAGCGGTGTTATCGACGCTGAGCCCTAAGACTTTTGTCTGTCATCATGGCAATAGTCAGTTGACGCCAGTTGCCAAAACGGCAGCTCATAATGTCACTGAATATCATGGCTTTGCAGGCAAGCATCCAGCAGGTCTTGCTGGCACGCATATTCACTTTTTACATCCTATCGCGCGCGGCGTGACCGTATGGACGATTGGTTATCAAGATGTGATTGCCATTGGTAAATTATTTACCACAGGTCGCCTATATACGCGCCGTCTGCTCAGTCTTGCAGGTCCAGCGGTGAAAAATTCGCATCTGGTCGCAACTGAACGCGGTGCTGATATTACGGCATTGACCAAAGGTCAGCTCATTGAGGGTGAGAACCGAATTATTTCAGGTTCTGTACTCTCGGGTCGTAAGCTGTTCGCTAATATCGCCTATCTTGGTCGCTTTCATGATCAAATCAGTGTCTTGTCTGAAGGTCATGAGCGTCCTGCCTTTCATTTCTTGACGCCCGGTTCTAACCGTTTCTCAAAACTGCCTATTTATATTTCACAATTCTTTGGTAAAAAGAAATATAACTTCACGACGACAACCAATGGTTCACCGCGCGCGATGGTGCCAATTGGGGTCTACGAAGAGATTATGCCGCAAGATTATTTGCCGACGCAACTGTTGCGGGCGCTGATTATCGAAGACATTATCACCGCCGTAGATTTGGGCGTACTTGAATTGGACGAAGAAGATTTAGCCTTGTGCACCTTCGTATCTCCTGGCAAATATGAATTCGGCGATATTTTGCGTGATAACTTAACCCGCATTGAGCTGGAGGGCTAA